A region of Nostoc flagelliforme CCNUN1 DNA encodes the following proteins:
- a CDS encoding SUMF1/EgtB/PvdO family nonheme iron enzyme has product MPRCPVCQTKYVADKTENCSVCGWNLQAHSLLIGLIPEVSLKEQTRLEWAQNIWATVKPAREQIQQFQSQLQEGDQTIAQLHLELEQANQQCQKLLATLQQRESDLTGLLSQSDQLNHELSDLRGQLEQTNQLQVQSPTPEIIEAESQGQTLLELEQSQITTALPIKVQTLIFQVVTVDTQGQLANCYGSEAHYFQEELENVALDMIILPGGVFWMGSQEAEQGRESHEEPQHQVTIEPFCMGRFTITQAQWRAIANLPTIHRSLDPEPAHTKGENQPVEQVSWHDAIEFCARLTKLTRRDYRLPSEAEWEYACRARTTTPFHFGETITPELANYDGNYIYNLEPVGQYRQRTVPVGSFQVANAFGLCDMHGNVWEWCADAWHDNYQEGPCDGSVWEQAELQHRLLRGGSWYCLPSLCRAAQRHWDKADHGGSGIGFRVVCSSARQGARENNK; this is encoded by the coding sequence ATGCCTCGATGTCCTGTTTGCCAAACGAAATACGTTGCAGATAAAACCGAGAATTGCTCAGTGTGTGGTTGGAACCTCCAAGCCCACTCTTTGCTAATCGGGCTGATTCCAGAAGTCTCCTTGAAAGAGCAGACGAGATTGGAATGGGCACAAAATATTTGGGCAACGGTCAAACCTGCTCGTGAACAAATCCAGCAGTTTCAGTCTCAGCTTCAAGAAGGAGACCAAACCATCGCTCAACTCCATTTGGAGTTAGAGCAAGCAAACCAACAATGTCAAAAACTTTTAGCCACTTTACAACAACGAGAATCAGATTTAACTGGTCTGCTTTCACAATCAGACCAGTTAAACCATGAATTAAGCGACTTACGGGGACAACTAGAGCAAACAAATCAACTTCAAGTTCAATCTCCAACACCAGAGATCATTGAAGCAGAATCTCAAGGTCAAACCCTTTTAGAACTGGAACAATCCCAAATTACAACAGCTTTACCAATCAAGGTGCAAACTTTGATTTTTCAGGTAGTGACTGTTGATACACAAGGACAACTGGCTAATTGCTATGGAAGTGAAGCTCACTACTTCCAGGAAGAACTAGAGAATGTTGCTTTAGATATGATTATCCTGCCAGGGGGTGTCTTTTGGATGGGTTCCCAAGAGGCGGAACAAGGGCGAGAAAGTCACGAAGAACCCCAGCATCAGGTAACAATTGAGCCTTTTTGTATGGGAAGATTTACAATTACTCAGGCACAATGGCGCGCGATCGCTAATTTACCAACTATCCATCGCTCCCTCGATCCTGAACCAGCCCATACTAAAGGCGAAAACCAACCTGTAGAACAAGTTTCGTGGCACGATGCGATCGAATTTTGTGCACGGCTAACCAAACTCACCAGACGAGATTATCGCTTACCAAGCGAAGCAGAATGGGAGTACGCCTGTCGCGCCAGAACAACAACACCTTTCCATTTTGGTGAAACCATCACACCCGAATTAGCTAATTATGACGGCAATTATATCTACAACTTAGAACCTGTAGGTCAATATCGCCAACGGACAGTACCAGTAGGAAGTTTCCAAGTTGCTAACGCATTTGGACTATGCGATATGCATGGCAACGTATGGGAGTGGTGTGCCGATGCTTGGCACGACAACTATCAAGAAGGTCCCTGTGACGGTAGTGTTTGGGAACAGGCAGAACTTCAGCATCGCCTCTTGCGAGGTGGTTCTTGGTATTGTCTACCAAGCCTTTGTCGTGCCGCTCAACGCCATTGGGATAAAGCTGATCACGGGGGTAGTGGTATTGGTTTTCGAGTAGTCTGTTCTAGTGCAAGGCAGGGTGCAAGGGAGAATAACAAATGA
- a CDS encoding Nif11-like leader peptide family natural product precursor — translation MSKQVKQFHELISQNPSLVEKLKSASDRENFVELTVQLGAEYGYSFTPTEVEAYINRNMLILMRQFS, via the coding sequence ATGTCAAAACAGGTTAAACAATTTCACGAACTGATTAGCCAAAATCCTTCTCTGGTAGAGAAGCTAAAAAGTGCATCTGACCGAGAAAATTTTGTAGAGTTAACGGTACAATTAGGTGCAGAGTATGGTTACAGCTTTACTCCCACAGAAGTCGAAGCCTACATAAACCGAAATATGCTGATACTGATGAGACAGTTTTCTTGA
- a CDS encoding heavy metal translocating P-type ATPase, whose product MSGQTTAEKLAITVIETYPLSHAETVHYEVVHWIPGRFRVRIPQLAWDEEYSQQLKYVLGKSDFATEVQINPPASSLIINYDHQPTAIGIATIQEKLFQAIQQAATVEIPTGWTGEEKEKANNEVDFVERLGFPLAGLVLSLGAMIGLPIPPVLIGAVVFIGAIPVFKRAWDAIQEERQLTIDFLDGLAIALHAGTGHFFAPSFMLGLVEGGEVIRDMTARGSDRASLDLLDCLSKTAFVIRDGEVVEIPTQDVIVGDHVVVYPGDQVPVDGIVMEGTGIIDQCKLTGESVPVTRRVGEEVFASSLLVDGTLTILSERVGNNTRAGVIVNLMQDAPVHDTRVENYAATVANQMVIPTLLIGAGVGIFSGNLNRAIALLTLDFGTGIRVSVPTTILSVLTYAARNGVLIRSGRAIEMLATIDTVVCDKTGTLTIGHAGVNDIDVMEVRLTKDEILCYAASAEKGLTHPIAEAIVHHAKDTGVALKVCEEWEYKIGLGAVAKIDGMNIIVGSPRFMKQENVDLEEYDIRYPDAKSGGQSLVYVAGDGRLLGVIRYSDPPRPESKEVIRELKEMGITVHMLTGDVTRVANSIANNLGIHPNHVTAEAFPEKKVEVVKGLHDSGKVVAFCGDGINDSAALAYADASISFAGATDIARETADVVLMEDDLRGLIMAIKCARQAMDIIWQNTIIVAAPNLGALISGIFFALDPLLAVVINNGTAILAELNGLRPLIGPGEATPLGHQLSAAEIAEEEKRLQERAHRSEAVNVSPTSVEVETEVVVLSSEVEEAQTNDLGVSESESETANIV is encoded by the coding sequence ATGTCAGGTCAAACCACTGCTGAAAAGCTTGCTATAACCGTTATTGAGACTTATCCATTGAGTCATGCTGAAACTGTACATTACGAAGTGGTTCACTGGATTCCGGGGCGGTTTCGCGTTCGGATTCCCCAACTTGCCTGGGATGAAGAATATAGTCAACAGCTGAAGTATGTTCTAGGTAAATCGGATTTTGCAACTGAAGTTCAAATTAACCCTCCAGCTAGTTCGTTAATTATTAACTACGATCACCAGCCAACTGCAATAGGAATCGCCACTATTCAAGAGAAATTGTTTCAGGCAATTCAGCAGGCAGCGACTGTTGAAATTCCTACAGGATGGACTGGTGAAGAGAAGGAAAAAGCTAACAACGAAGTAGACTTTGTGGAACGTCTGGGCTTTCCTTTAGCAGGTTTAGTACTCAGTTTGGGTGCAATGATTGGGCTGCCAATTCCTCCTGTTTTGATTGGTGCTGTTGTATTCATTGGTGCAATTCCTGTATTCAAACGAGCATGGGATGCTATTCAAGAAGAGCGCCAATTAACTATTGACTTCTTGGATGGTTTAGCGATCGCGTTGCACGCAGGGACGGGACATTTCTTTGCTCCATCCTTCATGTTAGGTTTGGTAGAAGGAGGCGAAGTCATCCGGGATATGACGGCGCGGGGTAGTGATCGAGCATCCCTCGACCTTCTAGATTGCTTGAGTAAAACTGCGTTCGTGATCCGTGATGGAGAAGTCGTAGAGATTCCCACTCAAGATGTAATTGTTGGCGATCACGTCGTTGTCTATCCCGGTGACCAAGTTCCCGTTGACGGGATTGTCATGGAAGGAACAGGGATTATTGACCAGTGCAAACTCACGGGTGAATCAGTACCCGTAACGCGCAGAGTCGGAGAAGAAGTCTTTGCTTCTAGCTTATTGGTCGATGGTACATTAACCATCCTGTCAGAACGAGTTGGCAACAACACCCGGGCTGGTGTGATTGTCAACCTGATGCAGGATGCACCTGTGCATGATACACGGGTCGAAAATTACGCGGCAACAGTTGCAAATCAAATGGTAATTCCCACCTTGTTAATTGGTGCAGGTGTGGGCATTTTTAGCGGCAACCTGAACCGAGCGATCGCACTGCTCACCTTAGACTTTGGTACAGGCATTCGGGTTTCTGTACCTACAACAATTCTATCGGTTCTCACCTACGCGGCTCGCAATGGCGTTCTGATCCGCAGTGGTCGCGCTATTGAAATGTTAGCGACCATTGACACCGTTGTTTGTGACAAGACAGGAACACTAACTATTGGTCATGCAGGTGTCAACGATATTGATGTTATGGAAGTCCGCTTAACCAAAGATGAAATCTTGTGTTACGCGGCTAGTGCTGAGAAAGGTCTAACCCATCCCATTGCTGAGGCGATCGTTCATCACGCTAAAGACACAGGTGTTGCCCTCAAAGTATGTGAAGAGTGGGAATATAAGATTGGTCTGGGTGCAGTAGCAAAAATCGACGGTATGAATATCATCGTCGGTAGCCCCCGATTCATGAAGCAAGAAAACGTGGATTTGGAGGAATACGACATTCGCTATCCCGATGCCAAATCAGGCGGTCAATCCCTAGTTTACGTAGCAGGCGATGGTAGACTGCTCGGCGTGATCCGCTACAGTGATCCACCACGTCCAGAAAGCAAAGAAGTCATCCGCGAACTCAAGGAAATGGGCATTACTGTGCATATGCTCACAGGTGATGTGACGCGGGTTGCTAACTCTATCGCCAATAATCTTGGCATCCATCCCAATCATGTCACTGCTGAAGCTTTCCCAGAAAAGAAAGTAGAAGTAGTTAAAGGATTACACGACAGTGGTAAAGTTGTGGCATTCTGCGGTGATGGCATTAATGACTCTGCCGCCTTAGCTTACGCCGATGCATCAATATCCTTTGCAGGTGCCACCGACATCGCCAGAGAAACAGCCGATGTGGTGCTGATGGAAGATGACCTGCGCGGCTTAATCATGGCGATTAAATGTGCGCGTCAAGCAATGGATATTATTTGGCAGAACACCATAATCGTGGCAGCTCCCAACTTAGGTGCGTTGATCTCCGGTATTTTCTTCGCTCTCGACCCACTTTTAGCGGTAGTAATCAACAACGGTACTGCAATCCTGGCAGAACTGAATGGTCTACGTCCGCTTATCGGCCCTGGTGAAGCTACGCCATTAGGACATCAGCTCAGTGCAGCTGAAATTGCTGAGGAAGAAAAACGATTACAAGAACGCGCTCATAGATCCGAAGCAGTTAATGTTTCACCGACTTCTGTAGAAGTAGAGACTGAAGTAGTGGTTCTTTCGTCTGAGGTGGAAGAAGCTCAAACTAATGATTTGGGTGTGAGTGAGTCTGAATCAGAGACAGCAAACATAGTTTAG